The following proteins are encoded in a genomic region of Hymenobacter siberiensis:
- a CDS encoding OmpA family protein, with protein MKNTVNESVSYCFTRETIARLGTRLDEAAPSVEYALRQALHLVLNELSDRVGHGLTPEGLLELVREADSAQVLQPLADLHPAARYERGVNLLLDLLDGAYRSTVSRIAAGAAIRPSASDTLLQIAATAVLGVLGHAATEKSLSPTDFVYWLHTEKAAIATAMLPASEPGLVPPLPPELSLRYQPVQPVQLAPTPAAWAEPNPETADGWAISPYWQWGGLLLLAVCLGYFFGHSTPRQDQPLVATNLVAETNPQSPPAASTAADIPLSETAPAEAPGPTPEAAAMAVSPAPALGSRLVEPLPSRAPASGAYRLATARPAAGGNEPNGRYDQDRDTYIYDTGRPIVLTLADGTTQKVGANSTENRLYTFLSSPAFQVDSVNRTKGWINLDRINFETGKAQLTPESALQLGNIASILTTFPQSVVKIGGYTDSTGEALVNYQLSEDRARAAMLTLASMGVSADRLQAKGYGPKYFVRPNNTPANRALNRRVSIRVLRK; from the coding sequence ATGAAAAATACTGTAAACGAATCAGTTAGCTACTGCTTCACCCGCGAAACCATTGCCCGCCTCGGTACCCGGCTCGATGAAGCCGCGCCCAGCGTTGAGTATGCGTTACGCCAGGCGTTGCACCTGGTGCTGAACGAGTTGTCGGACCGGGTGGGGCACGGACTCACGCCCGAGGGCCTGCTGGAGCTGGTCCGCGAAGCCGACTCGGCCCAGGTGCTCCAGCCGCTGGCCGACCTACACCCGGCCGCCCGCTACGAGCGGGGCGTGAACCTGCTCCTCGACCTGCTGGACGGTGCCTACCGCAGCACCGTGAGCCGCATTGCCGCCGGGGCAGCCATCCGGCCATCGGCCAGCGACACGCTCCTGCAAATAGCCGCCACGGCCGTGCTGGGCGTGCTGGGCCACGCCGCCACCGAGAAAAGCCTGTCGCCCACCGACTTCGTTTATTGGCTGCACACCGAGAAAGCGGCCATTGCCACGGCCATGCTGCCGGCTTCGGAACCTGGCCTCGTACCGCCCCTGCCCCCTGAGCTGAGCCTGCGCTACCAGCCCGTACAACCTGTGCAGCTGGCCCCCACCCCCGCCGCCTGGGCAGAGCCAAACCCGGAAACCGCAGACGGCTGGGCTATTTCGCCGTATTGGCAGTGGGGCGGGCTGCTGCTGCTGGCCGTGTGCCTGGGCTACTTCTTTGGTCATAGCACCCCGCGCCAGGACCAGCCACTGGTGGCAACCAACCTGGTGGCAGAAACAAACCCGCAATCTCCACCCGCCGCATCTACGGCAGCCGATATTCCCCTCTCCGAAACGGCCCCGGCCGAGGCCCCCGGCCCGACCCCCGAAGCCGCAGCCATGGCAGTCTCGCCCGCGCCCGCCCTGGGGAGCCGGCTCGTGGAGCCCCTGCCCAGCCGTGCCCCGGCCAGTGGGGCCTACCGGCTGGCCACGGCCCGCCCGGCGGCCGGCGGCAACGAGCCCAACGGCCGCTACGACCAGGACCGGGACACCTACATCTACGACACCGGCCGGCCCATTGTGCTGACGCTGGCCGACGGCACCACCCAGAAAGTGGGGGCCAACTCGACCGAAAACCGGCTTTACACCTTCCTTTCGTCGCCCGCCTTCCAGGTCGATTCGGTGAACCGGACCAAGGGCTGGATTAATCTCGACCGCATCAACTTCGAAACCGGCAAGGCCCAGCTCACGCCCGAGTCGGCGCTGCAGCTGGGCAACATTGCCAGCATTCTCACCACGTTTCCGCAGTCTGTGGTGAAAATAGGTGGCTATACCGACAGCACCGGCGAGGCCCTGGTGAACTACCAGCTCAGCGAAGACCGCGCCCGCGCGGCCATGCTCACGCTGGCCAGCATGGGCGTGAGCGCCGACCGCCTGCAAGCCAAGGGCTACGGCCCCAAATACTTCGTGCGGCCCAACAACACCCCCGCCAACCGCGCCCTGAACCGGCGCGTCAGTATTCGGGTGCTGCGCAAGTAG
- a CDS encoding sce7726 family protein, whose protein sequence is MNDPEIRVLLYPLLVGGVRIDELPTGTTRADVVHITEHFMHGYEVKGDGDTLQRVANQLRCYGEVYDFVTFIVTAKHLPKLLPLLPAWVGVLVASAEGLHPHRAAGYNATVERAPLAKLLLLEEVKQFLLARGLTGVSTLRSREVSNFLRTTQLVPLSSLAQFVRERLIARLPERLLMRAERKAERERLPPRRKKARPKAKKKKPAGRKKPVPPSR, encoded by the coding sequence ATGAACGACCCGGAAATTCGCGTCCTGCTCTACCCGCTGCTGGTGGGCGGCGTACGCATCGATGAGCTGCCCACCGGCACCACCCGCGCCGATGTGGTGCACATCACCGAGCACTTCATGCACGGCTACGAGGTGAAGGGCGACGGCGACACCCTGCAACGGGTGGCCAACCAGCTGCGCTGCTACGGCGAGGTCTACGACTTTGTCACCTTCATTGTGACCGCAAAGCACCTGCCCAAGCTGCTGCCGCTGCTGCCCGCGTGGGTGGGCGTGTTGGTAGCTTCGGCCGAGGGGCTGCATCCGCACCGCGCCGCCGGCTACAACGCCACCGTGGAGCGTGCGCCGCTGGCCAAGCTCCTGCTATTGGAAGAAGTGAAGCAGTTTTTGCTAGCGCGGGGCCTCACGGGCGTGAGTACGCTGCGGAGCCGCGAAGTGAGCAATTTTCTGCGCACCACGCAGCTGGTGCCGCTTTCCAGCCTGGCGCAGTTCGTGCGCGAGCGCCTCATTGCCCGCCTGCCCGAACGCCTGCTCATGCGGGCTGAGCGCAAGGCCGAGCGCGAGCGCCTGCCACCCCGCCGCAAAAAAGCCCGACCCAAAGCCAAAAAGAAGAAGCCGGCCGGGCGCAAAAAGCCCGTGCCGCCTAGCCGCTGA
- a CDS encoding GDSL-type esterase/lipase family protein has product MPFPKRLPVALLLAAALAAAPARAQQPADAATTKKADDEAYHQRQEYLLHNDWPNLQRYAAANQRLPAPTPGRPRVVIIGNSITEGWVKQDSAFFKGKTYDYVGRGISGQATGQTVVRFRADVIDLHPAVVVILVGTNDVAENNGPYNPQTTMNNIMTMTELAQAHGLRVVLGAVAPASDFWWRKGLEPAPKILALNQQIKAYAGQRYLLYYDLHTALKDDLNGLKKAYGEDGVHPNLAGYRVMEPLLDQAVAAALKQK; this is encoded by the coding sequence ATGCCTTTCCCCAAACGCCTCCCCGTAGCCCTCCTGCTTGCTGCCGCACTAGCCGCCGCGCCCGCCCGCGCCCAGCAGCCCGCCGACGCGGCCACCACTAAAAAAGCCGACGACGAAGCCTACCATCAGCGGCAGGAATACCTGCTGCATAACGACTGGCCCAACCTCCAGCGCTATGCGGCGGCCAACCAGCGCCTGCCCGCGCCCACGCCCGGCCGGCCCCGCGTGGTCATCATCGGCAATTCCATCACCGAGGGTTGGGTGAAGCAGGATTCGGCCTTTTTCAAGGGTAAAACGTACGACTACGTGGGCCGGGGCATCAGCGGCCAGGCCACGGGCCAGACAGTGGTGCGCTTCCGGGCCGATGTGATTGACCTGCACCCGGCCGTGGTCGTCATCCTGGTGGGCACCAACGATGTGGCCGAAAATAACGGCCCCTACAACCCGCAAACCACGATGAACAACATCATGACGATGACCGAGCTGGCCCAGGCCCACGGCCTACGGGTGGTGCTGGGCGCGGTGGCGCCGGCTTCGGACTTCTGGTGGCGCAAGGGCCTGGAGCCGGCCCCCAAAATCCTGGCCCTTAACCAGCAAATCAAAGCCTACGCCGGCCAGCGCTACCTCCTGTACTACGACCTTCACACCGCCCTGAAAGACGACCTGAACGGCCTGAAAAAAGCCTACGGCGAAGACGGGGTGCACCCCAACCTGGCCGGCTACCGCGTGATGGAGCCCCTGCTCGACCAAGCCGTAGCCGCTGCCCTGAAGCAGAAATAA
- a CDS encoding glycoside hydrolase family 30 protein produces the protein MLAKLPPLLLLSVLGLNANAQQIKTKPVATRPAPATYSAAGKTAHVFATVQGTSQRLAAGGNLSFAPAAQPLETQVCVFVDPGHSFQTMLGIGGALTDASAETFAKLPKPQQQEFLNAYYSPTSGIGYTLGRTSIHSSDFSSGSYTYVADKDEALKTFSVQHDEQFRIPFIKQVMAAAGGKLTLFVSPWSPPGWMKTNGEMLHGGKLLPQYRQAWADYYVKFIKTYEQLGIPIWGLTVQNEPMATQKWESCIFTGEDERDFIKGYLGPTLAKGGLGSKKLIAWDHNRDLLFQRASTVLNDPEAAKYVWGIGYHWYETWTGSSMLFENERRVKEAFPNTNLIFTEGCQEKFDLAKVDDWALGEKYGHSLIGDFNAGTVGWTDWNVLLDETGGPNHVGNFCFAPVIADTRTGKLIYTNAYYYIGHFSKFIRPGAKRISASSNRDTLQTTAYRNPDGSVAVVVMNQTDKPEAFQLWMHGQGTNTTAAAHSIMTLVVN, from the coding sequence ATGCTTGCCAAACTCCCACCCCTGCTGCTGCTTTCCGTGCTTGGCCTCAATGCCAACGCTCAGCAAATCAAGACAAAACCAGTCGCTACCCGGCCCGCACCGGCCACCTACTCGGCGGCTGGCAAGACGGCCCACGTATTTGCTACCGTGCAGGGTACCAGCCAGCGCCTGGCGGCCGGCGGCAACCTCAGCTTTGCGCCCGCCGCCCAGCCCCTGGAAACCCAGGTCTGCGTGTTTGTCGACCCCGGCCACTCGTTCCAAACCATGCTCGGCATCGGCGGGGCGCTCACCGATGCCTCAGCCGAAACCTTCGCCAAGCTGCCCAAACCCCAGCAGCAGGAGTTTCTCAACGCGTATTACAGCCCCACGAGTGGCATCGGTTACACGCTGGGGCGCACCAGCATTCACAGCTCCGACTTTTCGAGCGGCAGCTACACCTACGTGGCCGACAAGGACGAGGCGCTGAAAACCTTTAGCGTGCAGCATGATGAGCAGTTTCGCATCCCCTTCATCAAGCAGGTGATGGCGGCGGCCGGCGGTAAACTGACCTTATTTGTGAGTCCCTGGAGCCCGCCCGGCTGGATGAAAACCAACGGCGAAATGCTGCACGGCGGCAAGCTCCTGCCCCAATACCGCCAGGCCTGGGCCGATTACTACGTGAAGTTCATCAAGACCTACGAGCAGCTGGGCATCCCCATCTGGGGCCTCACGGTGCAGAACGAGCCCATGGCCACCCAGAAGTGGGAGTCGTGCATTTTTACCGGCGAGGACGAGCGGGATTTCATCAAGGGCTACCTCGGCCCCACGCTGGCCAAAGGCGGACTGGGTTCGAAAAAGCTCATTGCCTGGGACCACAACCGCGACCTGCTGTTTCAGCGCGCCAGCACCGTGCTCAACGACCCCGAGGCCGCCAAATACGTGTGGGGCATCGGCTACCACTGGTACGAAACCTGGACCGGCAGCAGCATGCTGTTTGAGAACGAGCGGCGCGTGAAAGAGGCTTTCCCCAACACCAACCTGATTTTCACGGAAGGCTGCCAGGAGAAATTCGACCTGGCCAAAGTCGATGACTGGGCGCTGGGCGAGAAGTATGGCCACTCGCTGATTGGCGACTTCAACGCCGGCACCGTGGGCTGGACCGACTGGAACGTGCTGCTGGACGAAACCGGCGGGCCGAACCACGTCGGCAACTTCTGCTTTGCCCCGGTCATTGCCGACACCAGAACCGGCAAGCTCATCTACACCAACGCCTACTACTATATCGGCCACTTCTCGAAGTTCATCCGCCCCGGCGCGAAGCGCATCAGCGCATCGTCTAACCGCGACACCCTGCAAACCACCGCCTACCGCAACCCCGATGGCAGCGTAGCCGTGGTGGTGATGAACCAGACCGACAAGCCCGAGGCATTCCAGCTCTGGATGCACGGCCAAGGCACCAATACCACGGCCGCCGCGCACTCCATTATGACGCTGGTGGTTAATTAG